Proteins encoded together in one Ipomoea triloba cultivar NCNSP0323 chromosome 4, ASM357664v1 window:
- the LOC116016231 gene encoding receptor-like protein EIX2 codes for MGTSLPQINHFLLTFLAIVVTGLCICSGSNTTGICKEEEKQALLCFKEESKFPGNWVDRADCCTEWEGVVCDNVTGHVIELHLSTYEDNLQRGKFSSCLLELKQLRYLDFSRLNFSKSHIPNFIGSFVNLQYIDLSYTRFEGIIPHQLGNLSHLHTLCLGDNHLKADSLDWLSSLSNLKVLDLSFANLSMVHNLAEVINMLPSLRELYLTDCHISKSSHPLGHNKSSLQVLDLRSNEFNTVIFRWIFNLDSLISLQLSGCGFQSPFPDDSWNLTCLSILDISGNKFGGHLPNSLWNLTSLSYLDLSENMFTGEIPKPIGKLNKLQTLRLFSNKLYGPLPENLGYSFPMLETLHIGDNMLEGIVTENHFVNLTMLGYLQASGGNRLTLNVSLNWIPPFQLLVLHLSGWKLGPQFPTWLRYQHSIGELDISNAGMQSEVPSWFWRSFQFILLNLSHNELQGKIQSISVSKSFGFSLVYLGSNQFSGPLPHISSHIIELDLSNNSFSGDISDFLCHAQNMSNNLQILHLGGNALSGEIPDCWMHWPKLRVLYMKENKLVGSIPNSIGLLNMLESLDVHKNKLSGHIPPSLQNCTSLFKIDMGDNGFTGKIPRWLGTSLSYLTILSLRSNKFYGELPLEFCHLTSLRILDLSNNHFSGLIPRCLKNFTAMENFPTAEFEISYSFYPNAFGESALVTTKGLEYEYDSMPLSLFAEMDLSSNNFFGDIPIELTNLSRLRSLNLSRNNLTGNIPTEMGNMKLLESLDLSRNQISGKIPSSFSSLCSLGVLDLSYNNLFGKIPSGTQLQSFNASCYVGNNLCGPPVSQNCSVGDGKIPKNKNKGDDDNSGVDWFYVSMAIGFAVGFWGICGSLFLVEPWRIAYFKFLDNKWKSFLAWAHALRT; via the coding sequence ATGGGGACATCTTTACCTCAAATCAATCACTTCCTGCTCACCTTCCTCGCCATTGTAGTTACTGGGTTGTGCATTTGTAGCGGAAGCAACACTACTGGGATTTGCAAGGAAGAGGAGAAACAGGCGCTTTTGTGCTTCAAGGAGGAGTCAAAATTTCCAGGGAATTGGGTTGATAGAGCCGATTGTTGCACTGAATGGGAAGGAGTTGTGTGTGATAATGTAACCGGTCATGTCATTGAACTCCATCTATCAACTTATGAGGATAATCTTCAGAGAGGTAAATTTAGTTCTTGTTTGCTTGAACTGAAACAATTACGTTACCTCGATTTTAGTCGTCTCAATTTCAGTAAGTCTCACATCCCGAATTTCATAGGATCTTTTGTAAATTTGCAATATATTGATCTATCTTACACAAGGTTTGAAGGAATCATCCCCCATCAACTTGGAAACCTTTCACATTTGCATACTTTATGTTTGGGAGACAATCATCTCAAAGCTGACAGCCTTGATTGGCTATCCAGTCTCTCAAATTTAAAAGTACTGGACTTGTCTTTTGCTAACCTTAGCATGGTACATAATTTGGCAGAGGTGATTAATATGCTTCCTTCCTTGCGTGAGCTTTATTTAACTGATTGTCATATTTCAAAATCATCACATCCACTTGGCCATAACAAATCTTCACTTCAAGTCCTTGATCTTAGAAGTAATGAATTCAACACTGTCATTTTTAGATGGATATTCAACCTTGATAGCCTTATTTCACTTCAACTATCTGGTTGTGGTTTTCAAAGTCCGTTTCCTGATGATTCTTGGAATTTGACATGCCTTAGCATTCTTGACATTTCTGGAAATAAATTCGGTGGCCATCTTCCCAATAGTCTTTGGAACTTGACTTCTTTGTCATACCTTGATCTCTCTGAAAATATGTTCACGGGGGAGATACCAAAGCCAATTGGAAAACTCAACAAGCTGCAAACACTTAGACTTTTTAGCAACAAGTTATATGGACCACTTCCAGAGAATTTAGGATATTCATTTCCAATGTTAGAAACTCTTCACATTGGGGATAACATGTTAGAAGGCATAGTGACGGAAAATCACTTTGTTAATCTCACCATGTTGGGGTATTTACAAGCATCTGGCGGAAATAGATTAACATTGAATGTTAGTCTAAATTGGATACCTCCGTTCCAACTTCTTGTGCTTCATCTAAGTGGTTGGAAGCTGGGTCCTCAATTTCCTACTTGGTTAAGATATCAACATAGTATTGGCGAGTTGGACATATCTAATGCCGGAATGCAAAGTGAGGTTCCAAGTTGGTTTTGGAGATCTTTTCAATTTATTCTCCTTAATCTTTCACACAACGAGTTGCAAGGTAAAATTCAAAGTATCTCAGTATCCAAGTCATTTGGATTTTCACTCGTGTACTTGGGTTCTAACCAATTTAGTGGTCCCTTACCTCATATCTCTAGTCACATAATTGAGCTAGACTTGTCAAACAATTCTTTCTCTGGAGATATCTCTGACTTCTTATGTCATGCacaaaacatgtcaaataaCCTTCAAATACTTCATTTGGGAGGAAATGCTTTATCTGGAGAAATTCCGGACTGTTGGATGCATTGGCCAAAATTGAGAGTATTATatatgaaggaaaacaaattggTTGGAAGCATACCAAATTCCATTGGGCTTTTGAATATGTTGGAATCTTTAGATGTGCACAAGAACAAGCTTTCAGGCCATATACCTCCATCGTTGCAAAATTGCACCTCTCTATTCAAAATTGATATGGGTGACAATGGATTCACAGGGAAAATCCCAAGATGGTTGGGGACTAGTCTTTCATATTTAACAATCTTAAGTCTTCGATCAAATAAGTTTTATGGTGAATTGCCTCTAGAGTTCTGCCATCTCACATCCCTTCGCATTTTAGACCTTTCCAATAATCACTTCTCTGGTTTGATACCTAGGTGTCTTAAAAATTTCACTGCAATGGAGAATTTTCCCACGGCTGAATTTGAAATAAGTTATTCATTTTATCCAAATGCCTTCGGTGAAAGTGCTCTAGTTACAACAAAAGGActtgagtatgagtatgattcTATGCCTCTATCATTGTTTGCTGAAATGGATCTTTCAAGTAACAATTTCTTTGGGGACATTCCAATTGAATTGACCAATCTTTCGAGGTTGAGATCCTTGAACTTATCAAGAAACAATTTGACTGGAAATATCCCTACGGAAATGGGGAACATGAAGTTATTAGAATCACTTGATCTTTCAAGAAATCAAATTTCTGGAAAAATTCCATCAAGTTTCTCCAGTTTGTGCAGTCTAGGTGTTTTGGACTTGTCTTATAACAACCTCTTCGGGAAGATACCTTCAGGTACTCAGCTGCAAAGCTTTAATGCTTCGTGTTATGTTGGCAACAACCTTTGTGGCCCCCCAGTCTCACAAAATTGTAGTGTTGGTGATGGCAAAAttcccaaaaacaaaaataaaggagATGATGATAATTCTGGAGTGGACTGGTTCTATGTTAGCATGGCTATAGGATTTGCTGTGGGCTTTTGGGGGATCTGTGGTTCTTTGTTTCTTGTGGAACCTTGGAGGATTGCCTATTTTAAGTTTTTGGATAACAAGTGGAAATCCTTTTTAGCATGGGCACATGCTCTAAGGACTTAA